The Thermoflavifilum sp. genome contains a region encoding:
- a CDS encoding N-acetylmuramoyl-L-alanine amidase produces the protein MHVRLWISSCVGLTVALLWSCNAHLYPLNSQIRSAYHRQLRDMRKAYRHFVPIQLPLDSLQQAFWIAPSPNFNIRQPDLVIIHQTEEQSCAQSLATLTDPHRAGRVSSHYLICKDGTVFQLVPDVYRAWQAGVSRWGSFRDVNSVSVGIELDNTGHEPFPEAQLHSLLVLLHVLQQRYHLDTANFVGHADIAPTRKQDPSVYFPWSTLAAHGFGFWRDSVLTDPPADFHPWDALRIIGYDLSDTTAALVAFKRHFIQTNLTPVWDSLSLKVLYNVYQKYRR, from the coding sequence ATGCACGTTCGTCTATGGATAAGCAGCTGTGTAGGTCTCACTGTTGCCCTGCTCTGGAGCTGTAATGCACATCTGTATCCGCTCAATTCGCAGATCCGCAGCGCATATCACCGGCAGCTCCGCGACATGCGCAAAGCATATCGCCATTTTGTTCCCATCCAGCTGCCGCTCGATTCCCTGCAACAAGCTTTCTGGATAGCCCCATCGCCCAATTTCAATATCCGCCAGCCCGATCTGGTCATCATCCATCAAACCGAAGAGCAGAGCTGTGCTCAGTCGCTGGCCACCCTCACCGATCCACACAGAGCCGGACGCGTGAGCAGCCACTACCTTATCTGCAAAGACGGTACGGTTTTTCAACTGGTTCCCGATGTGTACCGGGCCTGGCAGGCCGGCGTCTCCCGCTGGGGATCTTTTCGCGATGTGAATTCCGTGTCCGTCGGTATCGAACTCGATAATACGGGACATGAACCTTTTCCGGAGGCGCAATTGCATTCGCTGTTGGTGTTATTACATGTCCTGCAGCAACGCTATCATCTGGATACCGCCAATTTCGTCGGCCATGCCGATATTGCGCCTACCCGCAAGCAGGATCCCAGCGTGTATTTCCCCTGGAGCACACTGGCCGCTCATGGTTTTGGCTTCTGGCGCGATAGCGTGTTGACCGACCCGCCGGCCGATTTTCATCCCTGGGACGCCCTGCGCATCATCGGCTACGACCTGAGCGATACCACCGCTGCGCTGGTGGCTTTCAAACGTCATTTCATCCAGACCAACCTCACGCCCGTCTGGGACTCGCTCTCCCTGAAAGTCCTGTATAATGTTTATCAAAAATACCGGCGATAA
- a CDS encoding family 10 glycosylhydrolase codes for MLNRKTFARSAYHRMCWGVWMMMGLCTAQINVQAQAPPKWELRGAWIATVGNIDWPSKPGLPADQQKAEYIRILDTLQRLGINAVFVQIRPAADAFYPSDQEPWSYWLSGEQGKPPYPLYDPLQFMIAEAHRRGMEFHAWLNPYRAVFNIHSSRVAANHITRRAPQWFLTYGDKMYFNPGLPEVWNYLTAIIADVVRRYDVDGIHFDDYFYPYRIPGKEFPDQLIYARYGRGMSLDDWRRHNVDTIIEMIHDTIQAIKPWVKFGVSPFGVWRNQSRDPEGSLTYAGQTDYDDLYADVLKWLRKGWIDYVVPQLYWEFGFHAADYGVLLDWWAHHTYGRALYIGMALYRVGGKGAWRDPDELPHQLYASRSYPQVQGQVYFSATVFNRNPLGFNDSLCNHFYRYPALVPPMPWKDSLAPASPQLLMITPADRGVTLWWENTDTTKALSGYVIYRFSADDAKPDFHDPRHIVAIVPIVSSTQATHLLHHFTDTTAKSDINYAYAVTALDRLHNESVPSASLTVWPRSKFEYRLLENMYPLKSISIFEYHAPVLDHLPADMEIDTSYLFSPDREIPFSRRLWWRISRPWQKLKHLFR; via the coding sequence ATGCTAAACAGGAAAACGTTTGCGCGAAGCGCTTATCATCGCATGTGTTGGGGAGTATGGATGATGATGGGCTTATGCACGGCACAGATCAATGTGCAGGCCCAGGCGCCCCCCAAATGGGAACTGCGAGGTGCATGGATTGCCACGGTGGGAAATATTGATTGGCCCTCAAAGCCCGGCTTACCGGCCGACCAGCAGAAGGCGGAATACATCCGCATATTGGATACTTTACAACGGTTGGGCATCAATGCCGTATTTGTGCAGATACGCCCGGCTGCCGATGCATTTTATCCCTCCGATCAGGAACCCTGGAGTTACTGGTTGAGCGGCGAGCAGGGCAAGCCGCCATATCCGCTTTATGATCCCCTGCAATTCATGATTGCTGAAGCACATCGACGGGGCATGGAGTTTCATGCCTGGCTGAATCCTTATCGGGCGGTGTTTAACATCCATTCCAGTCGCGTGGCTGCTAATCATATCACCCGTCGGGCCCCGCAATGGTTCCTGACGTATGGCGATAAAATGTACTTTAACCCGGGATTGCCCGAGGTGTGGAACTATCTTACTGCAATCATCGCCGATGTGGTGCGCCGCTATGATGTGGATGGCATTCATTTCGACGATTATTTTTATCCCTATCGGATTCCGGGAAAGGAGTTTCCCGATCAGCTGATATATGCACGATATGGGCGGGGGATGAGCCTGGACGACTGGCGCCGGCATAATGTAGATACAATTATTGAAATGATACACGACACCATACAGGCCATCAAGCCCTGGGTAAAGTTCGGGGTAAGTCCCTTCGGGGTATGGCGCAACCAGAGCCGCGATCCGGAAGGCTCCCTGACCTATGCCGGGCAAACCGATTACGATGATCTGTATGCCGATGTGCTGAAATGGCTGAGAAAAGGCTGGATTGATTATGTGGTGCCCCAGTTGTACTGGGAATTTGGCTTTCATGCTGCAGATTATGGGGTGTTGCTCGACTGGTGGGCGCATCACACGTATGGTCGAGCGCTGTATATTGGCATGGCGCTTTACCGCGTTGGTGGGAAAGGCGCCTGGCGTGATCCCGACGAATTACCGCATCAGCTTTATGCCAGTCGGAGTTATCCGCAGGTGCAGGGGCAGGTATATTTCAGTGCAACGGTATTTAACCGGAATCCACTCGGTTTCAATGATTCATTATGCAATCATTTTTACCGTTATCCCGCCCTTGTGCCGCCCATGCCCTGGAAAGATAGTCTTGCTCCAGCTTCTCCTCAATTGCTGATGATTACGCCGGCTGATCGGGGCGTTACCCTGTGGTGGGAAAATACGGATACCACAAAGGCTCTAAGCGGTTATGTGATTTATCGTTTCTCTGCGGATGATGCTAAACCTGATTTTCATGATCCCCGACATATCGTAGCCATTGTACCCATCGTTTCATCGACGCAGGCTACTCATCTCTTGCATCATTTTACCGATACTACCGCAAAAAGTGATATCAATTATGCCTATGCCGTTACGGCACTCGATAGACTGCATAACGAGAGTGTGCCGTCAGCTTCACTTACGGTATGGCCTCGTTCAAAATTTGAATATCGCTTGCTTGAAAATATGTATCCATTAAAAAGCATTTCTATTTTTGAATATCACGCACCGGTGCTGGATCATTTGCCTGCAGACATGGAAATTGATACTTCATATTTGTTCTCGCCCGACCGGGAGATACCTTTTTCACGCCGGCTATGGTGGCGGATTTCCAGGCCGTGGCAAAAATTAAAACATTTGTTTCGCTAA
- a CDS encoding nitrilase-related carbon-nitrogen hydrolase, giving the protein MKSDLHIALMQIDIHWEQIDKNLQQITEQLTRLPSATELVLLPEMFATGFSMHADKLAQSMDGTIVQWMKQQAREHRMILCGSVIIHEHGKYWNRLIWAQPDGQLGTYDKRHLFAYAGEDKFYTPGNRRLIARVNGWRIALYICYDLRFPVWCAQQPTDDGSAAYDVLAIVACWPASRIEAWDLLLRARALENQAYVIGVNRVGEEPPINRQDSHGILYTGHSAVVDPTGKWLYQSTQPRPEIITYTLSAQHLQQVRERFPFLRDRDHFTILHHR; this is encoded by the coding sequence ATGAAATCAGATCTACATATCGCCTTAATGCAAATTGATATCCATTGGGAGCAGATTGATAAAAATTTACAGCAGATTACCGAGCAACTTACTCGTTTGCCTTCAGCAACGGAACTCGTATTGTTGCCCGAAATGTTTGCAACAGGGTTCAGCATGCATGCCGATAAGCTGGCGCAATCCATGGATGGGACCATTGTACAATGGATGAAACAACAAGCCAGGGAGCATCGCATGATTTTATGTGGCAGTGTCATCATCCATGAACACGGCAAATACTGGAATCGCCTCATCTGGGCGCAGCCCGATGGTCAATTAGGAACGTATGATAAACGACATTTGTTTGCCTACGCAGGTGAAGATAAATTTTACACCCCCGGTAATCGGCGATTGATAGCACGTGTAAATGGATGGCGTATTGCGTTGTATATCTGTTATGATTTACGTTTCCCGGTATGGTGTGCACAACAGCCTACCGACGATGGATCAGCCGCCTACGATGTACTGGCTATAGTGGCCTGCTGGCCAGCCTCGCGCATCGAAGCGTGGGATCTGTTATTACGAGCCCGTGCGCTGGAAAATCAGGCTTATGTGATCGGTGTAAATCGCGTCGGTGAAGAACCACCCATCAATCGACAGGATTCCCATGGAATCTTATATACCGGACATTCTGCCGTTGTAGATCCCACGGGGAAATGGCTTTATCAATCCACGCAACCGCGGCCCGAAATCATTACCTATACCCTTTCCGCTCAACACCTGCAACAGGTGCGCGAGCGTTTTCCTTTTCTGCGCGATCGCGATCATTTCACCATCCTGCATCACCGATAA
- the nagA gene encoding N-acetylglucosamine-6-phosphate deacetylase, which yields MRQAYYNGIIHTGKSTIEHSAVLVDGYDVLDIVPENAIPEGFQQIDVQGNHIAPGLIDLQIYGGNGKLFSLYPDVSSLVATEQYCKAGGALYFQPTVATHEPALMKRALEAYRQYRDAGGRAALGVHWEGPFLHPQKRGAHVEKYIRRLQIAEAHELVSYQDALRMITLAPECCDQQAVQILLRAGIRVSVGHSNATYQQAMQAFSETGIRLATHLFNAMSPLQTREPGLVGAIFEHPAVYASIIADGIHVHPACIRISKALMGERLFLITDAVEENTAGTYVYLRQQDRYVNQEGVLAGSTLTMLKAVANCVQLMDMALDEALRMASWYPAKAMGLDHQIGLLEAGYRSGLIVFDERFQLLYRSV from the coding sequence ATGCGACAGGCTTATTACAATGGCATTATCCACACCGGTAAAAGCACAATTGAACATAGCGCCGTGCTGGTGGATGGATATGATGTGCTGGATATTGTACCCGAAAATGCGATCCCTGAAGGCTTTCAACAGATCGATGTTCAGGGCAATCATATAGCTCCCGGCCTTATCGATTTGCAGATTTATGGAGGCAATGGGAAACTGTTTTCCCTGTATCCGGACGTATCTTCACTTGTAGCTACCGAACAATACTGCAAAGCAGGCGGAGCCCTGTACTTTCAACCCACTGTAGCTACCCATGAGCCAGCGCTGATGAAAAGAGCACTTGAAGCTTATCGACAATACCGGGATGCTGGTGGAAGAGCGGCTCTTGGTGTACACTGGGAGGGCCCATTTCTGCATCCTCAAAAACGTGGTGCACATGTAGAAAAATATATCCGTCGTTTGCAAATAGCGGAAGCGCATGAGCTGGTATCATATCAGGATGCACTTCGGATGATTACGTTAGCTCCCGAATGTTGTGATCAGCAGGCTGTGCAAATCTTACTACGTGCAGGTATCCGGGTGTCGGTCGGGCATAGCAATGCCACCTATCAGCAGGCGATGCAGGCATTTTCAGAAACCGGTATTCGACTGGCTACACATCTGTTTAATGCCATGTCGCCCTTACAGACTCGCGAACCAGGATTGGTAGGGGCTATTTTCGAACACCCCGCCGTATATGCCAGCATCATTGCCGATGGCATTCATGTGCACCCTGCCTGTATTCGCATCAGCAAAGCCCTCATGGGTGAAAGGTTGTTTTTAATTACCGATGCCGTGGAGGAAAATACAGCCGGGACTTATGTCTATTTGCGGCAACAGGATCGGTATGTAAACCAGGAGGGCGTACTGGCAGGATCCACTTTAACGATGCTGAAAGCTGTGGCCAATTGTGTACAACTCATGGATATGGCGCTTGATGAAGCGCTTCGTATGGCCAGCTGGTATCCCGCAAAGGCTATGGGCTTAGACCATCAAATTGGTTTGCTGGAAGCCGGATATCGTTCTGGACTGATTGTCTTCGACGAGCGTTTTCAATTGCTTTATCGTTCGGTATAA
- a CDS encoding glycoside hydrolase family 97 protein encodes MKVIYITLCLIGAALTSSAQSYELYSPDGQTRIAVNSHHGIHFTVWRHDKIWIPDIQMGLIINQDTLGDDPIQRATTSRVQQLITPPVAIKNAQIPDTCNVLTLYFRRPYRIVFRLYNDAVAYRFETAWKQDSVDVQHEICTIQMPQATRAYFQWAPRWMNNYEHVYQEQPLDSLTADKTAQLPLLMKLPNGADVLFTESDLYDYPGMYFTGNGKGLMEAIYPPAVKSDTTPKKPHWGWDREVYPRETYPYIARTSGHRTYPWRILAFADTDMQLLNNEIVYKLAAPCRLAQTDWIKPGQVAWDWWNDWDITGVDFKAGINTETYKYYIDFAARHHIPYIIMDDGWYVLGDLTRVVPDIDMPTLLNYAREKGVGIILWCSWHTLDQQMDTVLPLFARWGIKGIKVDFMDRDDQGVVNFYWRCAAAAAAHHLMVDFHGAHKPAGLQRTYPNVVNFEGVPGLEQDKWSANIATSTMAVTLPFIRMFAGPMDYTPGAMRNAQPRDFAPIYRHPMSLGTRCQQLAMYVLYDAPLQMLSDNPVAYEKELPCLDFITSVPTSWDQTLPLAGEVGKYLLVARKKGNQFFVGAMTNEQARDLTLSFAFLPPGRHHIVYYADGVNADRNANDYVVQEATVEAGDVWHIHLAPGGGWVARIE; translated from the coding sequence ATGAAAGTTATATACATCACCCTTTGCTTGATCGGGGCAGCTCTTACCAGCAGCGCACAATCTTATGAATTATATTCCCCCGACGGCCAAACGCGCATAGCCGTAAACAGCCACCATGGTATTCATTTCACCGTATGGCGCCATGATAAGATCTGGATTCCAGATATTCAAATGGGTTTGATCATAAACCAGGATACCCTGGGCGATGATCCGATACAACGGGCCACCACCAGTCGTGTGCAACAGCTGATTACACCGCCGGTAGCGATTAAAAACGCACAGATTCCGGATACCTGCAATGTATTAACGCTTTACTTTCGCCGACCCTATCGCATCGTTTTTCGGTTGTACAACGATGCCGTAGCCTATCGATTTGAAACCGCATGGAAACAGGATTCTGTAGATGTGCAACATGAGATCTGCACCATCCAGATGCCGCAGGCCACCCGGGCTTATTTTCAATGGGCCCCGCGCTGGATGAACAATTACGAACATGTATATCAGGAACAACCGCTTGACAGCCTTACGGCCGACAAAACGGCTCAGCTGCCGCTGTTGATGAAACTGCCCAATGGAGCCGATGTGTTATTCACCGAATCAGATCTCTATGATTATCCGGGCATGTATTTCACCGGCAATGGCAAGGGCCTGATGGAAGCCATTTATCCGCCTGCCGTAAAATCGGACACTACGCCCAAAAAGCCGCACTGGGGCTGGGATAGAGAGGTATATCCTCGTGAAACCTATCCTTATATTGCCCGTACCTCCGGGCATCGCACCTACCCCTGGCGCATTCTGGCCTTCGCGGATACCGATATGCAGCTGCTGAACAACGAAATCGTCTATAAACTGGCCGCTCCCTGCCGGCTTGCACAAACCGACTGGATCAAGCCCGGACAGGTAGCCTGGGACTGGTGGAACGACTGGGATATTACGGGTGTGGATTTCAAAGCGGGTATCAATACCGAAACGTATAAATACTATATCGACTTCGCCGCCCGTCATCATATTCCCTACATCATCATGGACGACGGCTGGTATGTGCTGGGCGACCTGACCCGGGTGGTTCCGGATATTGACATGCCTACCCTGCTGAACTATGCTCGTGAAAAAGGCGTGGGTATCATCCTCTGGTGTTCCTGGCATACCCTCGATCAGCAAATGGATACCGTGTTGCCGCTTTTTGCTCGCTGGGGTATTAAAGGTATCAAGGTCGATTTCATGGATCGCGACGACCAGGGTGTGGTGAATTTCTACTGGCGCTGTGCAGCAGCGGCGGCAGCCCATCATCTGATGGTCGATTTTCATGGTGCCCATAAACCCGCCGGCCTGCAGCGCACCTATCCCAATGTCGTGAACTTCGAAGGCGTGCCCGGCCTGGAACAAGACAAATGGTCGGCTAACATAGCCACTTCCACCATGGCGGTGACCCTGCCGTTCATCCGCATGTTTGCCGGACCCATGGACTATACGCCCGGAGCGATGCGCAACGCCCAGCCGCGCGACTTCGCTCCCATTTACCGCCATCCCATGAGCCTGGGCACACGCTGCCAGCAGTTAGCCATGTATGTGCTCTACGATGCCCCCCTGCAAATGCTGAGCGATAACCCGGTGGCTTATGAAAAAGAACTACCCTGCCTCGACTTTATTACTTCCGTCCCCACCAGCTGGGACCAGACCTTGCCCTTAGCCGGTGAAGTGGGCAAATATCTGCTGGTGGCCAGGAAAAAAGGCAATCAATTTTTTGTGGGGGCGATGACCAATGAACAGGCGCGCGACCTGACCCTATCGTTTGCTTTCCTCCCACCGGGTCGGCATCATATAGTGTATTATGCCGATGGGGTGAATGCCGATCGTAATGCCAACGACTATGTCGTGCAGGAAGCCACCGTCGAGGCCGGCGATGTCTGGCATATTCATCTGGCACCGGGTGGGGGCTGGGTAGCCCGGATTGAATGA
- a CDS encoding DUF1080 domain-containing protein → MKIHTLLLCIGLIFIQPPNKAHAQMPNQLTKQEKQAGWRLLFNGRDLDGWHGYQHRPATAWDVVDGSLHCKGKGPGFAPVDLVTDDSSFSNFDLKIDWKIAPRGNSGILYLVRETQPASYYTGPEFQIIDDAHYPEKLEPWQHTGADYAMHVPTIRPVHPAGEWNHTEIIVNHGHVQYWLNGQKILEFDMWTPEWYRLKNAGKWKDYPDYGKYHSGHIALQDHGDEVWFRNIQIKKL, encoded by the coding sequence ATGAAAATACATACGCTTCTTTTGTGTATCGGCTTGATCTTCATCCAACCCCCGAACAAAGCCCATGCCCAGATGCCCAACCAGCTTACAAAACAAGAAAAACAGGCCGGGTGGCGACTATTGTTTAACGGCCGTGACCTCGATGGCTGGCATGGCTATCAGCATCGACCTGCTACGGCCTGGGATGTAGTAGATGGCTCTTTACATTGCAAAGGGAAAGGGCCGGGCTTTGCTCCCGTCGACCTGGTTACCGACGATAGCAGTTTTTCAAACTTCGACCTGAAAATAGACTGGAAAATCGCTCCCCGTGGCAACAGCGGCATCCTGTATCTGGTGCGCGAAACCCAGCCGGCATCTTATTATACGGGACCCGAATTTCAAATCATCGACGACGCCCATTATCCCGAAAAACTCGAACCCTGGCAACATACGGGTGCCGATTATGCCATGCATGTGCCCACGATTCGGCCTGTACACCCGGCCGGCGAATGGAACCACACCGAAATCATCGTCAACCACGGCCATGTGCAATACTGGCTTAACGGACAAAAAATTCTGGAATTTGATATGTGGACACCCGAATGGTATCGCCTGAAAAATGCAGGCAAATGGAAAGATTATCCGGATTACGGCAAATACCATAGCGGCCATATCGCCCTGCAGGATCACGGCGATGAAGTGTGGTTCAGAAATATTCAAATCAAAAAGCTATAA
- a CDS encoding regulatory protein RecX — MLSDCNQIKQSEIWKKITHYCAYQERCHQEVKQKLYQLGVKGMQADAYIACLIQENYLNEERFAVQFALGKFRINKWGKRKIEMALQQKQISAYLIRKALQHIDTDAYLDALKKQMQVKLSQNKARSLPELKQKIWSYFLQRGYEAACIEQAWNTLQHLKDAY; from the coding sequence ATGCTGTCTGATTGTAATCAAATCAAACAATCGGAAATCTGGAAGAAAATCACGCATTACTGCGCCTATCAGGAGCGTTGTCATCAGGAAGTGAAGCAAAAATTATATCAATTAGGCGTGAAAGGCATGCAGGCCGATGCCTATATCGCATGCTTGATTCAGGAAAATTATCTGAACGAGGAACGTTTTGCTGTTCAATTTGCACTTGGAAAATTCCGGATCAACAAATGGGGCAAAAGAAAAATTGAGATGGCTCTTCAACAAAAGCAAATTTCTGCTTATCTGATCCGGAAAGCACTTCAGCACATTGATACAGATGCGTACCTTGATGCGCTGAAGAAACAGATGCAAGTAAAGCTTTCGCAAAACAAAGCTCGCTCTTTACCCGAGCTAAAGCAAAAGATATGGTCTTATTTTTTGCAACGAGGATATGAAGCAGCGTGCATTGAGCAAGCGTGGAACACCCTTCAGCATTTAAAAGATGCATATTAA
- a CDS encoding histidine phosphatase family protein: MKTLLLIRHAKADWPEGKAPAHATDRDRPLTTRGEADAVQMAHRIQQLKAVPELLISSPVLRAATTARMMAREWQYPEEAIQWQPRLYQADLTDFIETITNLPDTYKSIALFSHNPGITLFANALTTYNLQHIPTCGVVAFHVQTTDWARFWQAEKKLWFFEYPEKLQQQSRV, encoded by the coding sequence ATGAAAACATTGCTGCTCATTCGCCACGCTAAGGCCGACTGGCCAGAGGGAAAAGCGCCTGCGCATGCTACGGATCGAGATAGGCCGCTTACGACGCGTGGGGAAGCCGATGCGGTGCAGATGGCCCATCGTATTCAGCAGCTCAAGGCCGTGCCCGAATTGCTCATCAGCAGTCCTGTGTTACGAGCAGCAACCACGGCACGCATGATGGCCCGGGAATGGCAATACCCGGAAGAAGCCATCCAATGGCAACCCCGGCTGTATCAGGCCGATCTGACCGATTTTATTGAAACCATTACGAATTTACCGGATACCTATAAATCGATTGCCCTATTTTCCCATAACCCTGGCATTACCTTATTTGCCAATGCCCTCACGACCTATAACCTTCAGCATATTCCTACCTGTGGTGTGGTGGCCTTTCATGTGCAGACTACCGATTGGGCACGCTTCTGGCAAGCCGAAAAAAAACTCTGGTTTTTTGAATATCCAGAAAAACTGCAGCAGCAATCGCGTGTATAA
- a CDS encoding UvrD-helicase domain-containing protein: MHFLDELNDRQREAVEYIHGPLMVVAGAGSGKTKVLTARIAYLMERGVDPFHILALTFTNKAANEMKARIERMLGSTEARNLYIGTFHSVFARLLRADAHRLGYPANFTIYDTDDSKSVLKKIITELKLDEKHYRPGMVHHRISNAKNSLIGWQEYQQSDELLQEDARAGRPMIAKIYEWYAKRCFQNGAMDFDDLLYQMYLLLTQFPDVLHKYQHKFQYILIDEYQDTNPAQYAIIKLLGAVHENICVVGDDAQSIYSFRGATIQNILQFEKDYEDVKVVKLEQNYRSTRNILSVANEVIAYNKRQLPKVLWTQNEEGEKIKLVSLLSEHEEGRFVADTIAEQKYRNHYANKDFAVLYRTNSQSRSFEEHLRRLNIPYKVYGGLSFYQRKEIKDFLAYLRVIVNPKDEESLFRIINYPSRGIGEKTLQKCLLIAREQGISVWEVMENIRKYHPPSTAINQIEDFVVMIKNLQLMLEKENAYTVAVQAGKMSGLVKELYNDKSVEGVSRYENVQELLNAIKEFTEMPDSEGELTDKSLGAYLQQISLLTQTDEEKEESDVVKLMTIHAAKGLEFPCVFVVGLEEGLFPSAMSINTREELEEERRLFYVAITRAKEKLWLTYTANRYRYGNSIQNDPSRFISELPPEFIETPFNRNYTTQRDRSYTREKLQANRASSSIASLVQHKPPVAEHTPSPDFKPDDFRLMKPGMKVEHQKFGYGHILSIDGNASNPIATIRFELSGEKKIMLNYARLRIVHTDAMDSQ, translated from the coding sequence GCGCTTACCTTTACCAACAAGGCGGCTAATGAAATGAAGGCCCGTATTGAACGGATGCTGGGCAGCACAGAAGCACGCAATCTGTATATCGGTACTTTTCATTCGGTGTTTGCAAGACTCTTGCGTGCCGATGCACATCGGCTTGGTTATCCAGCCAATTTTACGATTTACGATACCGATGATTCAAAAAGTGTATTAAAAAAGATTATTACCGAGCTTAAACTCGATGAAAAGCACTACCGACCCGGTATGGTGCATCATCGCATCTCGAATGCAAAAAACAGTTTAATCGGCTGGCAGGAATATCAGCAATCCGATGAACTCCTGCAGGAAGATGCCCGGGCAGGAAGGCCCATGATTGCGAAGATTTATGAATGGTATGCCAAACGCTGTTTTCAGAATGGCGCCATGGATTTTGATGATCTGTTGTATCAAATGTATTTATTGCTCACCCAGTTCCCCGATGTGTTGCATAAATACCAGCATAAGTTTCAATACATTTTAATTGATGAATATCAGGATACCAACCCTGCACAATATGCCATCATCAAGCTGCTGGGAGCTGTACATGAAAATATTTGTGTGGTGGGTGACGATGCACAGAGTATTTATTCTTTCAGGGGGGCCACCATCCAGAACATTCTTCAATTTGAGAAAGATTATGAAGATGTAAAGGTGGTGAAATTGGAACAAAACTATCGCAGCACACGCAACATCCTGTCAGTTGCAAATGAAGTGATTGCTTACAACAAACGTCAACTTCCCAAAGTATTGTGGACACAAAATGAGGAAGGAGAAAAAATCAAACTGGTATCCCTTTTATCAGAACATGAAGAAGGCCGATTTGTAGCCGATACCATCGCCGAACAAAAATACAGAAATCATTATGCCAATAAGGATTTTGCCGTACTCTATCGCACCAACTCACAGAGCCGTAGTTTTGAAGAACATCTGCGCAGGTTAAATATTCCATACAAAGTTTATGGTGGACTTTCATTCTATCAACGAAAAGAAATTAAAGATTTTCTGGCTTATCTGCGCGTAATTGTGAATCCGAAAGATGAAGAAAGTTTGTTCCGTATTATCAATTATCCATCGCGTGGAATTGGCGAAAAAACCCTTCAAAAATGCCTGTTGATTGCACGTGAACAGGGCATCTCGGTCTGGGAAGTCATGGAAAATATTAGAAAATACCATCCACCTTCAACGGCAATTAACCAGATCGAAGATTTTGTGGTGATGATTAAGAATCTGCAACTGATGCTCGAGAAGGAGAATGCTTATACCGTTGCAGTACAGGCCGGTAAAATGTCGGGACTGGTCAAGGAATTATATAATGACAAAAGTGTGGAAGGTGTTTCGCGATATGAAAATGTACAGGAATTGTTGAATGCTATCAAAGAATTTACCGAAATGCCCGACAGTGAAGGTGAGTTAACCGATAAAAGTCTGGGTGCTTATTTGCAACAGATTAGCTTATTAACACAAACTGATGAAGAAAAAGAAGAAAGTGATGTTGTAAAGCTCATGACCATTCATGCAGCAAAGGGGCTCGAGTTTCCCTGCGTATTTGTGGTGGGACTGGAAGAAGGACTTTTCCCCAGCGCCATGTCAATCAATACCCGCGAGGAACTGGAAGAGGAACGACGACTATTTTATGTTGCCATTACGCGAGCTAAAGAAAAATTATGGCTAACCTATACGGCCAATCGATACCGTTACGGCAATTCTATACAGAACGATCCCAGCAGATTTATATCGGAGTTACCACCTGAGTTTATTGAAACACCGTTTAATAGAAATTATACCACACAACGCGACAGGTCATATACGCGAGAAAAATTGCAGGCCAATCGTGCGTCGTCAAGCATCGCATCGCTTGTACAGCATAAGCCACCCGTGGCTGAACATACACCTTCGCCCGATTTCAAACCCGATGATTTTCGTTTGATGAAACCCGGTATGAAGGTCGAACACCAGAAGTTTGGATATGGCCATATTCTTTCTATCGATGGTAATGCATCTAATCCTATTGCAACCATTCGTTTTGAATTAAGCGGTGAAAAGAAAATCATGTTGAATTATGCCCGTTTGCGGATTGTGCATACCGATGCAATGGATTCACAATGA